One window from the genome of Streptomyces sp. NBC_00597 encodes:
- a CDS encoding HEXXH motif-containing putative peptide modification protein, giving the protein MVRRLYGGLPPCASGGASLTLHEQKEGFVVGIGSPRTAEDVLARDSLFGDSTAIATRNLARYRVGLSLLGVRSARHSDALHALSAEPAEGLLPLLGDPVLRNAFEDDVARLENGVFTESSLGDILAAWPAPATDGIGPCESMMKVPARPWPNVSASWVWTGLESSQSGQPVARRVRVLCRNSFEGSDRDEPLEATPEMVHALQEGANLLTALLPELGVSVLQHVSLIGFSDGESPDGPLQSLSGGDPLPSALLMSPSRLSDPWKTAETLLHEAAHLKLFDVLRSCSLVQDGSARVAIPWRMTSWTFIRVLVALHFYAHLTVFQAAARGASAEVIARYGPPPTAEEIDEPTPGSQAAAAGTHRTGFERLVYLAEQALCADHGQLTKEGRRFVHWLLDSIEWGEQSVRSPVPAVTGARSAEVATTASDRAVVTGGVFVRSEPTILWELPELRQLLVVRPDTAGFHWLDAHAWVVYALCDGVPLATLAERYRLAVDGPLSEETALRQARACLSLLIGAGLVSQVDE; this is encoded by the coding sequence GTGGTTCGACGTCTCTACGGCGGCCTGCCGCCGTGCGCCTCCGGTGGGGCGTCGCTCACGCTGCACGAACAGAAAGAAGGCTTCGTTGTGGGCATTGGCTCCCCGCGTACTGCGGAGGACGTACTCGCGCGGGACAGTCTCTTCGGAGACTCCACCGCGATCGCAACGAGGAATCTCGCCAGGTATCGTGTCGGCCTCTCGCTCTTGGGCGTCCGCAGTGCACGGCATTCTGACGCTCTGCACGCGCTGTCCGCGGAGCCCGCCGAAGGTCTGTTGCCCCTCCTGGGTGACCCCGTCCTGCGCAATGCCTTCGAGGACGACGTGGCCCGCCTGGAGAACGGCGTGTTCACCGAGAGCTCGCTCGGCGACATTCTCGCGGCCTGGCCAGCCCCGGCAACCGACGGCATCGGTCCGTGCGAGAGCATGATGAAGGTTCCGGCGCGTCCGTGGCCCAACGTCTCCGCAAGCTGGGTGTGGACCGGACTGGAGTCGTCTCAGTCCGGGCAGCCGGTTGCCAGAAGGGTGCGGGTGCTGTGCCGCAACAGCTTCGAAGGCTCCGATCGCGACGAGCCGTTGGAAGCCACACCGGAGATGGTCCACGCTCTGCAGGAGGGCGCGAACCTGCTCACCGCGCTACTGCCCGAGCTGGGGGTGAGTGTGCTGCAGCACGTTTCGCTCATCGGGTTCAGTGACGGTGAATCGCCGGACGGTCCGCTGCAGTCGCTGTCGGGCGGCGACCCGCTCCCGTCCGCCTTGCTGATGTCGCCGAGCCGATTGAGCGACCCTTGGAAGACGGCCGAGACACTGCTGCACGAGGCGGCGCACCTGAAGCTCTTTGACGTGCTGCGCTCGTGTTCGCTGGTCCAGGACGGTTCGGCCCGGGTCGCCATTCCGTGGCGGATGACCTCATGGACCTTCATCCGGGTGCTGGTGGCGCTGCACTTCTACGCCCACCTGACCGTGTTTCAGGCAGCGGCGCGTGGGGCTTCCGCTGAGGTCATCGCCCGTTACGGCCCCCCTCCCACGGCCGAGGAGATCGACGAGCCGACCCCGGGCAGTCAAGCGGCGGCCGCCGGCACGCACCGCACCGGATTCGAGCGCTTGGTCTACCTGGCGGAGCAGGCTCTGTGTGCCGATCACGGGCAGCTGACGAAAGAGGGCCGTCGCTTCGTCCACTGGTTGCTCGACAGCATCGAGTGGGGCGAGCAGTCGGTCCGCTCCCCGGTCCCCGCCGTGACGGGTGCGCGGTCAGCGGAGGTCGCCACCACAGCGAGCGATCGGGCCGTCGTCACCGGCGGCGTCTTCGTACGTTCCGAACCCACGATCCTGTGGGAGCTGCCTGAGCTGCGGCAGCTGTTGGTGGTGCGACCCGACACGGCTGGATTCCACTGGCTCGACGCCCACGCCTGGGTCGTCTACGCCTTGTGCGACGGGGTACCGCTGGCAACCCTCGCAGAACGATACCGATTGGCGGTGGACGGCCCGTTGAGCGAGGAGACCGCCCTCAGGCAGGCCCGGGCATGCCTGAGCCTGCTGATCGGGGCAGGCCTGGTGTCCCAGGTGGACGAGTGA
- a CDS encoding transposase, giving the protein MRARPWPQVPETTGRAARAAAAKGPYPLAMRVRDELGELFADVEFAQAFGVRGRQGWSPGQLALVTVLQFAENLTDRAAAHRVRFGMDFKYALGLDLDDPGFDASVLSEFRARLVAHNLEERALDLLLAALKSKGLVKADGQQRTDSTRVLAAVRDLNRLELAGETLRAALEALACAAPGWLSEVVPIPQWTERYGPRIDSWQLPSSQAKRTEMALAYGQDGSRFWKLRIPQALRCGCENFPQCRSCGWCGCRTTRERSPRPGGRCSGGRARTSRRADCV; this is encoded by the coding sequence ATGCGGGCGCGGCCGTGGCCGCAGGTGCCGGAAACGACCGGGAGGGCAGCGCGGGCCGCGGCGGCGAAAGGGCCGTATCCGTTGGCGATGCGGGTCCGTGACGAGCTCGGCGAGTTGTTCGCGGATGTCGAGTTCGCCCAGGCGTTCGGGGTGCGAGGCCGGCAAGGGTGGTCGCCGGGGCAGCTGGCACTGGTGACGGTGCTGCAGTTCGCTGAGAACCTCACCGACCGGGCCGCGGCGCATCGGGTGCGGTTCGGGATGGACTTCAAGTACGCGCTGGGCCTGGACCTGGACGATCCAGGTTTCGACGCGTCGGTCCTGTCCGAGTTCCGCGCTCGTCTGGTGGCGCACAACCTGGAGGAACGGGCCTTGGACCTGCTGCTGGCTGCATTGAAGAGCAAGGGCCTGGTGAAGGCCGACGGGCAGCAGCGGACGGACTCCACTCGCGTGCTCGCCGCGGTGCGCGACCTGAACCGCCTGGAGCTGGCCGGCGAAACCCTACGTGCCGCCCTGGAGGCTCTGGCCTGCGCGGCACCCGGCTGGCTATCCGAGGTGGTACCGATCCCACAGTGGACAGAGCGGTACGGGCCGCGAATCGACTCCTGGCAGCTGCCTTCTTCCCAGGCCAAGCGCACCGAGATGGCACTGGCCTACGGCCAGGACGGCTCGCGCTTCTGGAAGCTGCGCATACCGCAGGCGCTCCGGTGTGGCTGCGAGAACTTCCCGCAGTGCAGATCCTGCGGATGGTGTGGGTGCAGAACTACACGCGAACGGTCACCGAGACCGGGCGGAAGGTGCAGCGGCGGGAGAGCGAGGACCTCCCGCCGAGCAGACTGCGTCTGA
- a CDS encoding transposase encodes MQILRMVWVQNYTRTVTETGRKVQRRESEDLPPSRLRLTSPYDLDARYGLKQGSWWTGYKVHISETCDPEEEILPAVGGTALASGSGAASPLRIITNIATTDATVTDAEMTESIHRMLAARDLLPAEHYLDSGYPSAELIVGMKEGFGVTLVTPVLLDSSPQARSGAGFGRTAFAIDWDNRQATCPRGHTSTWWSPTVQRGTKAIVVKFDKETCQPCPVRDKCTRAKNGGRTLSLRAREQQQVLDEARAQQTSQEWRAKYATRAGVEGTIHQAMAVTGMKRARYRGLKKTHLEHSFSAVALNLIRLDAWWNGHPLDRTRTSHLARLDQQDFNLTG; translated from the coding sequence GTGCAGATCCTGCGGATGGTGTGGGTGCAGAACTACACGCGAACGGTCACCGAGACCGGGCGGAAGGTGCAGCGGCGGGAGAGCGAGGACCTCCCGCCGAGCAGACTGCGTCTGACCTCACCGTATGACCTGGACGCGCGCTACGGCCTCAAACAGGGCTCATGGTGGACCGGCTACAAGGTTCACATCAGCGAGACCTGCGACCCGGAGGAGGAGATCCTCCCGGCTGTCGGCGGGACTGCTCTCGCCTCCGGATCGGGTGCGGCCAGCCCACTGCGCATCATTACCAACATCGCGACCACCGACGCCACCGTGACCGACGCGGAGATGACCGAGTCGATCCACCGCATGCTCGCCGCCCGCGACCTGCTGCCCGCCGAGCATTATCTGGACTCCGGCTACCCCTCCGCCGAGCTGATCGTCGGTATGAAGGAGGGCTTTGGCGTCACCCTGGTCACCCCGGTCCTGTTGGACAGCTCACCCCAGGCCCGCTCCGGTGCTGGCTTCGGTCGCACCGCCTTCGCCATCGACTGGGACAACCGGCAGGCCACCTGCCCGCGAGGACACACCAGCACCTGGTGGAGCCCCACCGTCCAACGCGGTACCAAGGCCATCGTGGTCAAGTTCGACAAGGAGACCTGCCAGCCATGCCCGGTCCGAGACAAGTGCACACGGGCCAAAAACGGCGGCCGCACACTCTCCCTGCGCGCCCGCGAGCAGCAACAGGTCCTCGATGAGGCCCGCGCCCAGCAGACCAGCCAGGAATGGCGGGCCAAGTACGCCACCCGCGCCGGCGTCGAGGGCACCATCCACCAGGCCATGGCCGTCACCGGTATGAAACGCGCCCGCTACCGCGGCCTGAAGAAGACTCACCTGGAACACTCGTTCTCAGCGGTCGCGCTCAACCTCATCCGCCTCGACGCCTGGTGGAACGGCCATCCCCTCGACCGAACCCGCACCAGCCACCTCGCCCGACTCGACCAGCAGGACTTCAACCTCACCGGTTGA
- a CDS encoding CbrC family protein has translation MSTNLPYFRYHPDPVASESIRESAETCACCNLNTGWIYTATFFTAQDVSGRFCPWCIADGSAAERFEGEFTDAYGLDSVSEETLVQVTRRTPGFHAWQDPHWLVHCNDAAAFIGEVGYTELAAHPEALDQLRLDLRMSGWHDASQLDTFLTHLGQGASAMLFRCTVCGTHLAYADAS, from the coding sequence GTGAGTACCAACCTGCCCTACTTCCGCTACCACCCCGACCCCGTCGCAAGCGAGTCCATCCGCGAGAGCGCCGAGACCTGCGCCTGCTGCAACCTCAATACGGGGTGGATCTACACCGCTACTTTCTTCACGGCCCAGGATGTCAGCGGGAGGTTCTGCCCCTGGTGCATCGCCGACGGCAGTGCCGCTGAACGATTCGAAGGTGAATTTACCGACGCATACGGGCTCGACAGCGTCAGCGAGGAGACCCTGGTGCAGGTCACCCGCCGCACCCCCGGTTTCCACGCCTGGCAGGATCCGCACTGGCTTGTCCACTGCAACGACGCGGCCGCCTTCATCGGCGAGGTCGGATACACCGAACTGGCAGCCCACCCCGAGGCCCTCGACCAGCTTCGACTCGACCTTCGGATGAGCGGTTGGCACGACGCGTCCCAGCTCGACACCTTCCTGACCCACCTCGGGCAGGGGGCAAGCGCCATGCTCTTCCGCTGCACGGTCTGCGGCACCCATCTCGCCTACGCCGACGCTTCATAG
- a CDS encoding recombinase family protein — translation MHALTEAGCIRIFADKKSGKNAEREELWKALDFLREGDTLVVPSLDRLGRSLQDLIAIVSGLRKRGVGFTSLHEALDTTTAGGRLVFHVFAALAEFIRELIVQGTNEGLDAARARGARLGRPPAMTEEQVRHARDLLARPENTVTSIAKLLGVSRNTIYNYVPELRGGRLALAETTSTAALPRPSRAKD, via the coding sequence ATCCACGCCCTCACGGAAGCGGGGTGCATCCGGATCTTCGCCGACAAGAAGTCCGGCAAGAACGCTGAACGCGAGGAACTGTGGAAGGCCCTCGACTTCCTGCGCGAGGGCGACACTCTTGTTGTTCCGTCGCTGGACCGGCTCGGCCGCTCCCTCCAGGACCTCATCGCGATCGTGTCCGGCCTGCGTAAGCGTGGCGTCGGCTTCACCTCGCTGCACGAGGCTCTCGACACGACCACGGCCGGCGGGCGCCTGGTCTTCCACGTGTTCGCGGCTCTCGCCGAGTTCATCCGCGAACTCATCGTGCAAGGCACCAACGAAGGCTTGGACGCCGCCCGCGCCCGCGGCGCCCGGCTCGGCCGCCCGCCGGCGATGACCGAGGAACAGGTACGTCACGCCCGCGATCTGCTCGCCCGTCCGGAGAACACGGTCACCTCGATTGCGAAGCTCCTCGGCGTCTCCCGCAACACCATCTACAACTACGTGCCCGAACTGAGGGGCGGCCGCCTCGCACTCGCCGAGACGACCAGTACGGCGGCACTGCCCCGACCCTCCAGGGCAAAGGACTGA
- a CDS encoding VOC family protein, whose translation MVTDLDTAEAQVLALGATLLDGSDKPIGYRVYEDPVGHPFCLITPEGA comes from the coding sequence ATGGTCACGGACCTCGATACGGCTGAGGCCCAGGTACTCGCCCTCGGTGCGACGCTGCTGGATGGTTCGGACAAGCCGATCGGTTACCGCGTCTACGAGGACCCCGTCGGCCATCCCTTCTGCCTGATCACTCCCGAGGGAGCCTGA